One segment of Malassezia restricta chromosome V, complete sequence DNA contains the following:
- a CDS encoding protein CWC15, whose amino-acid sequence MSSAHRPTWEPARAKADVAHISQVQSKYATPTHTRLKFRRPGDTQKRSLQELKAELEAGENRAFVERHPDAEMPHAKQPKLITLEEDADDEDLRIPAANDDDDNEVDDEDEDDDEDDTEALLRELEKVKQERREQQERQEQSAKTQQQLSREEEIARGNPLLNLERALHGDKIPTASEPLDTPQERWDDDLIFRNQAMNDENALSKRGFVNDLTRTEFHKKFMSRYIK is encoded by the exons ATGTCGTCCGCGCATCGTCCAACGTGGGAACCAGCTCGAGCCAAAGCGGATGTAGCGCATATTTCTCAGGTTCAGTCAAAGTATGCTACGCCCACACACACACGCTTGAAGTTTCGCCGTCCTGGAGATACTCAGAAAAGGTCACTTCAGGAACTCAAGGCTGAACTGGAAGCTGGAGAAAATCGTGCGTTCGTTGAGCGCCATCCTGATGCGGAGATGCCGCACGCCAAGCAACCGAAATTAATTACTCTAGAGGAGGATGCAGATGACGAGGATTTGAGAATCCCAGCGGCAAATGACGATGACGATAATGAGGtagacgacgaggacgaggacgacgatgaggacgaTACAGAGGCTCTTCTTCGTGAGCTGGAAAAGGTAAAgcaggagcggcgcgaACAACAAGAACGACAAGAGCAATCAGCAAAGACCCAGCAACAACTCTCGAGAGAAGAGGAAATTGCGAGGGGAAATCCTCTCTTGAATTTGGAGCGAGCATTACATGGTGACAAGATCCCGACCGCGTCTGAGCCTTTGGATACACCTCAGGAACGCTGGGATGACGACTTAATTTTCAGGAATCAGGCCATGAATGACGAGAACGCCTTGAGCAAAAGGGGCTTTGTCAACGATCTCACAC GCACGGAGTTTCACAAGAAGTTTATGAGC CGATATATCAAGTAG
- a CDS encoding PCI domain 2 protein yields the protein MVNGLVARETPIPRTILVTSTLPTRMAAVSHFVSEFAQACQTNDGEGLFKCMALDDESFYMLQSALQSVSVGDVCDKALSLSSSMHTKRFTSLLHDTLEYTKSKPFVLNAYSHTGAYDAWVKVYSSMMSCFTLPETVWLLRALKYVALQLVLLAIHMDNGPPYGKTIDAAGRLSKAAGLAANDRSSLPGTCTKRAAVLKLANLSFRAYFKLRNTRLCETVLGSVNNALLMNRQNDDSDPTGEALYPVSERVTYHFYVGQIRLLQHRVQVAAQHLHWAFDHCTNSHPHNKRKILISLMAAQLILGRYPHAVLLDQFHLRDTFGPMVHCHRLGHAVGVMSELERHREWLRTRGLYMLLREKLVLGLWRNLFQRCMRLNPHVDEASNAPPTLPLAMLVGPARLAWKDNTLLLEDMECMAANLVDQGLMKAYILHSKSMIVLQRGPFRGFPPMSDVYQA from the coding sequence ATGGTAAATGGACTCGTCGCACGTGAGACGCCCATCCCTAGGACGATCCTCGTCACCTCCACACTTCCAACACGCATGGCGGCCGTGTCACACTTTGTGAGCGAGTTTGCACAGGCGTGCCAGACAAATGACGGCGAGGGGCTTTTTAAATGCATGGCACTAGATGATGAAAGTTTCTATATGCTGCAATCAGCATTACAATCTGTCTCGGTCGGAGATGTTTGTGATAAGGCTTTGTCCCTATCGAGCAGCATGCATACCAAACGATTCACATCTCTCCTACATGACACTCTTGAATACACAAAGTCGAAACCATTCGTCTTGAACGCATACTCACATACAGGTGCGTATGATGCATGGGTGAAAGTATACTCTTCGATGATGTCATGTTTTACGCTGCCGGAGACCGTATGGCTGCTACGTGCTCTCAAGTATGTTGCACTGCAGCTCGTATTGCTCGCTATCCATATGGACAATGGTCCACCATATGGAAAGACTATTGATGCAGCTGGTCGTTTATCGAAAGCAGCTGGACTCGCGGCAAATGACCGTAGTTCCCTGCCTGGCACTTGTACTAAACGAGCCGCCGTGCTCAAGCTCGCCAATCTCAGTTTCCGTGCGTATTTCAAGCTGAGAAACACGCGTTTATGTGAAACTGTGCTTGGATCTGTCAATAATGCCCTTCTTATGAATCGGCAGAACGATGATTCTGACCCAACAGGCGAAGCACTCTATCCGGTATCGGAACGAGTCACGTACCATTTCTACGTGGGCCAAATTCGCttgctgcagcatcgtgTGCAAGTGGCTGCGCAACATCTTCACTGGGCTTTCGACCATTGCACCAATTCGCACCCCCACAACAAGCGCAAAATTCTCATTTCTCTCATGGCTGCACAGCTGATTCTCGGTCGATACCCGCACGCAGTGCTGCTGGATCAGTTTCACCTCAGAGATACATTTGGCCCAATGGTGCATTGTCACAGGCTGGGGCATGCCGTGGGTGTCATGTCCGAATTAGAACGGCACCGCGAGTGGCTACGAACACGGGGGCTATACATGCTTCTACGTGAAAAACTTGTGCTGGGATTGTGGCGCAACTTGTTCCAGCGATGCATGCGACTCAATCCGCATGTGGATGAAGCATCCAACGCACCGCCGACATTGCCACTGGCAATGCTGGTGGGGCCAGCACGTTTGGCGTGGAAGGATAATACACTTTTGCTGGAGGACATGGAATGCATGGCTGCAAATCTGGTGGATCAGGGATTGATGAAAGCATATATTTTGCACTCCAAAAGCATGattgtgctgcagcgtgGGCCTTTCCGAGGCTTTCCGCCCATGTCGGATGTATACCAGGCCTAG
- a CDS encoding tRNA (guanine9-N1)-methyltransferase codes for MGEDAGPGTAPPVEMRDPVTGKMVLMTKSAAKKLARRERREQKKESTKLERRTRERARRKERRKQEREAREKDPSLEVHRERKPPAQVFDARVVVDLGFDDLMTVDETTSLAAQLGYLYGVNRSSSHPFREVVFTGADRISGRGLGFFPPEGGANTFPSMPSTSESSLFQDRVGQHMEVKSVGMWRRWKRIKLQEYGGLEALWHGHKDQLPVCDKQDVIYLTADTDDTIATLEPGKTYVIGGIVDRNRYKHLCAKKAEALGVRVARLPIDPSFLDGQKINARKVLTVNQVFAILVGWTETRDWTAALKRGLPTRKFENEESS; via the coding sequence ATGGGAGAGGATGCAGGGCCAGGTACGGCACCGCCTGTAGAAATGCGCGATCCTGTCACTGGAAAAATGGTCCTTATGACGAAATCTGCAGCTAAGAAGTTAGCTCGTCGTGAACGGCGCGAACAGAAGAAAGAATCGACAAAGCTGGAGCGCCGAACACGAGAACGGGCGAGGCGAAAAGAGCGCCGAAAGCAGGAGCGTGAGGCGAGAGAAAAGGATCCATCTTTGGAAGTTCATCGTGAGCGAAAGCCGCCTGCACAGGTATTTGACGCGCGCGTTGTTGTTGATTTGGGATTCGATGATCTTATGACCGTGGATGAGACTACTTCTCTCGCCGCTCAGTTAGGGTACTTGTACGGTGTGAATCGTTCTAGTTCCCATCCTTTTCGGGAAGTGGTATTCACTGGGGCCGACCGCATATCGGGACGCGGTTTGGGATTTTTTCCCCCCGAAGGAGGAGCAAACACTTTTCCCAgcatgcccagcaccaGTGAGTCGTCTCTCTTTCAGGATCGCGTGGGACAGCATATGGAAGTAAAGAGCGTTGGGATGTGGCGCCGATGGAAGCGCATAAAGCTACAAGAGTATGGCGGGCTCGAAGCCCTTTGGCACGGTCACAAGGACCAGTTACCCGTATGCGACAAGCAGGATGTCATATATCTCACGGCTGATACAGACGATACCATCGCGACACTGGAACCTGGCAAAACATATGTAATTGGTGGTATCGTGGACCGAAACAGATACAAGCATCTTTGCGCCAAAAAGGCCGAAGCTCTGGGTGTACGTGTCGCCCGCCTGCCCATCGATCCCTCCTTCCTGGATGGGCAAAAGATCAATGCACGCAAAGTACTTACCGTCAACCAAGTTTTTGCGATTTTGGTAGGATGGACGGAGACGCGCGATTGGACAGCAGCCTTGAAGCGTGGGCTTCCCACGCGAAAATTCGAAAACGAAGAGAGTTCCTAG
- a CDS encoding serine/threonine-protein kinase, giving the protein MDRRVPWGTSSEGHPYAYRQDMANPYATQADISSSPYGDSVPSAQASAQPVPTEQERDYVYFRRDTNHMNKATVDAAKSAKMRLEHYYRMTVDQAIERNQRRTDLEKRLLNPPDGIPISDERKARQLAQLGRRETSFLRLRRTRLGLSDFRTVKVIGKGSFGEVRVVQKVDTGKIYAMKTLRKSEMLKKDQLAHVRAERDVLAESNSPWVVQLYYSFQDSAYLYLLMEFLPGGDLMTMLIKYDTFSEDVTRFYIAECVLALEGIHQLGFIHRDIKPDNILIDRKGHIKLSDFGLSTGFHKQHDNAYYQKLLEDPPQQSPVQSNRNSVAVNSITLTLSSKDQIATWKANRRKLAYSTVGTPDYIAPEIFLQQGYGHECDWWSLGTIMFECLCGYPPFCSENAHDTYRKILAWRETLQIPDDIHLSPEAEDMIFQLITAPEKRLGRNGAQEIKDHPFFAGVDWSTIRQIDAPFVPHLSSVTDTSYFPTEDYQDVPDVPVGADTDVGAKDLAFLGYTFRRYEANESAL; this is encoded by the exons ATGGACCGGCGCGTTCCATGGGGTACATCGTCCGAAGGACACCCTTACGCATACAGGCAAGATATGGCCAATCCGTATGCCACACAGGCTGATATTT CCTCTTCGCCCTATGGTGATTCTGTGCCTTCGGCACAAGCTTCAGCACAACCTGTCCCGACCGAGCAGGAAAGGGATTATGTGTATTTTCGACGAGATACCAATCATATGAACAAGGCCACGGTAGACGCAGCGAAAAGTGCCAAGATGCGACTCGAGCACTATTACCGCATGACCGTGGACCAAGCTATCGAGCGCAATCAGCGCCGGACGGATCTAGAAAAGCGCTTATTGAACCCGCCGGATGGTATTCCTATTTCAGATGAGCGCAAAGCCCGGCAGCTCGCACAACTCGGTCGACGAGAAACAAGCTTTTTACGGCTTCGTCGAACTAGACTAGGTCTGAGTGATTTCCGAACCGTCAAGGTGATCGGAAAGGGCTCATTTGGCGAAGTACGCGTCGTGCAGAAAGTCGATACAGGTAAAATTTACGCAATGAAAACGCTGCGTAAGAGCGAAATGCTGAAAAAGGACCAACTTGCACATGTGCGCGCGGAGCGCGATGTGCTAGCCGAATCAAATTCACCTTGGGTTGTGCAGCTCTACTACTCATTCCAGGACTCGGCATACCTGTACTTGTTGATGGAATTTCTTCCTGGCGGTGATCTCATGACAATGTTGATTAAATACGATACGTTTTCAGAGGATGTGACGCGATTTTACATTGCCGAATGTGTCTTGGCTCTCGAAGGTATTCATCAGCTTGGCTTTATTCATCGTGACATTAAGCCCGACAATATCCTTATCGATAGAAAGGGGCACATCAAGCTGTCTGATTTTGGCTTGTCGACTGGTTTCCATAAGCAGCATGACAACGCCTATTACCAAAAGCTCCTTGAGGATCCACCGCAACAATCACCTGTACAATCGAACCGGAACTCGGTGGCAGTAAACAGTATCACACTGACACTCAGCAGCAAAGACCAGATCGCTACTTGGAAAGCTAATCGCCGCAAGCTCGCATACTCAACGGTCGGTACGCCCGATTACATCGCGCCAGAGATATTCCTCCAGCAGGGCTATGGTCATGAATGCGACTGGTGGAGTTTGGGCACCATCATGTTCGAATGCTTGTGTGGCTACCCTCCTTTTTGCTCGGAGAATGCACACGATACGTACCGCAAGATTCTGGCATggcgcgagacgctgcagATCCCTGACGATATCCATTTGAGCCCTGAGGCTGAAGATATGATTTTCCAATTGATTACAGCGCCAGAGAAGCGCCTTGGACGAAATGGAGCCCAGGAAATCAAGGACCATCCGTTCTTCGCAGGCGTCGACTGGTCGACCATTCGCCAAATTGATGCGCCGTTTGTGCCACACCTCTCTAGTGTGACAGACACGAGTTACTTCCCTACCGAGGACTATCAAGATGTACCCGACGTGCCTGTTGGCGCTGATACAGATGTGGGTGCGAAAGACTTGGCATTCCTTGGCTACACGTTCCGGCGATATGAAGCAAATGAAAGCGCCCTGTAG
- a CDS encoding glycine dehydrogenase, whose translation MFALRSVAKGRGVWSFPLRAQALSASARRALATASGADDVFHLETPRESESVFTAQDTFLRRHVGPRPEQVKHILNTLGYSSMDEFVRKTVPEEVYLPESSADERFLPALSESELARRGKELASQNKVFRSYIGMGYHNTQVPPVIMRNVLENPAWYTSYTPYQPEISQGRLESLLNYQTMVKSLTGLDISNASLLDESTAAAEAMILALNNTKDKKRKVFLVDEKVLPQTLSVLKGRALGFGIEVVQAPLHSDGKSALPADLKDRIMGVLVQYPDMDGSLVDWAPLAKEVKQEGGLVVAATDLLALTMIKPPAEWGADVAVGNAGRFGVPPGYGGPQAGFFAASDALKRRMPGRLIGVSRDVTGRPAYRLALQTREQHIRREKATSNICTAQALLANMSAMYAVYHGPRGLRRIAAKVHALTLVLKQQLQALGIKVLNHDALFFDTLTVEAPATEVHEVARAKEINLRRITEDRVGITLDETVRLEDLADVVNVFARVLSKPELSAQDLMTTASKQGLSSASLDQLNVHPNFARTSSYLTQPVFNAYHSETSLLRYIHALQNKDLSLVHAMIPLGSCTMKLNSTSSMNMLSFPEYHALHPFAPTEQAEGYQTLIKELEHDLALLTGFAAVSLQPNSGAQGEFTGLSVIRAYLAAHGQNHRHICLIPTSAHGTNPASAVMAGMKVVPVKTLPDGTIDLDDLRAKAEANKDVLAASMITEPGTTGIFFSKIKEAIDIVHEFGGQVYLDGANLQAQVGVTNPCIMGADVTHLNLHKTFSIPHGGGGPGVGPIGVKAHLAAYLPGHPVVKTGGEHAIEPVSAAPWGSASILTIAWAYIRMLGWHGIRTSTIMSLLNANYVKNRIQHKYKVKYVGKHGNVAHELLVDVAEFQKCGVQVMDVAKRLIDYGFHPPTCSWPISTGLLIEITESEPFEEIERLVEALLSIADEVQEINDGKQPKDVNLLKMAPHTIETLTTEKWDRPYSRERAAFPVRALRNNKFWPPVSRVDDAYGDRNLVCECGDVESFA comes from the coding sequence ATGTTTGCCCTTCGTTCTGTGGCCAAGGGCCGTGGTGTGTGGTCTTTCCCCCTTCGAGCGCAGGCCCTGTCCGCAAgtgctcgtcgcgcgctcgcgacggcATCAGGTGCGGATGATGTATTTCATCTGGAGACGCCGCGCGAAAGTGAGAGTGTCTTTACTGCTCAAGACACATTTCTGCGCCGTCACGTTGGCCCTCGCCCCGAACAAGTTAAGCACATTCTCAACACGCTAGGATATTCGTCCATGGACGAGTTTGTTCGCAAGACTGTGCCGGAAGAGGTCTACCTTCCTGAGAGCAGTGCCGACGAGCGCTTCCTGCCGGCTCTGTCCGAGTCGGAGCTAGCCAGGCGCGGTAAGGAATTGGCTAGCCAAAATAAAGTGTTCCGATCGTACATTGGAATGGGCTACCATAACACTCAGGTCCCTCCTGTGATCATGCGCAATGTGCTTGAAAACCCTGCATGGTACACAAGCTACACACCTTATCAGCCCGAAATTTCGCAGGGTCGTCTCGAGTCTTTGCTCAACTACCAGACGATGGTCAAGTCGCTAACTGGCCTTGACATTTCTAATGCGTCTTTGCTTGATGAAAGCACGGCAGCCGCTGAAGCAATGATTCTTGCTCTAAACAACACTAAAGACAAAAAGCGCAAGGTGTTCCTTGTTGATGAGAAGGTGTTGCCCCAAACTTTGTCTGTACTAAAAGGTCGTGCCCTTGGCTTTGGCATTGAAGTCGTCCAGGCTCCGCTGCATTCAGACGGTAAGAGTGCCTTACCTGCGGATCTAAAGGACCGTATCATGGGTGTGCTGGTGCAGTACCCAGACATGGACGGCTCACTCGTAGACTGGGCGCCTCTTGCGAAAGAGGTGAAGCAGGAGGGTGGTCTCGTTGTGGCTGCAACTGACCTGCTTGCTCTCACGATGATCAAGCCACCGGCTGAATGGGGTGCAGATGTCGCAGTCGGCAACGCCGGTCGTTTTGGTGTCCCGCCCGGCTACGGTGGACCGCAGGCGGGCTTCTTTGCTGCATCCGATGCGCTTAAGCGTCGTATGCCTGGTCGCCTAATTGGTGTGAGTCGCGATGTGACGGGTCGTCCAGCTTATCGCCTAGCGTTGCAAACGCGTGAGCAGCACATTCGTCGTGAGAAAGCCACTTCGAATATTTGCACGGCTCAAGCCCTGCTTGCGAATATGTCGGCTATGTACGCCGTGTACCATGGCCCTCGTGGTCTTCGCCGTATTGCTGCCAAAGTGCATGCTCTTACGCTCGTACTTAAGCAGCAGCTTCAGGCTCTGGGCATTAAGGTGCTCAATCATGATGCCTTGTTTTTCGACACACTCACGGTCGAGGCACCCGCTACCGAGGTGCACGAGGTTGCAAGGGCCAAAGAGATCAACTTGCGACGCATTACTGAAGACCGTGTGGGTATCACGCTAGACGAGACGGTGCGTCTGGAAGACCTCGCTGATGTGGTGAATGTATTTGCACGTGTTCTCTCCAAGCCGGAGCTGAGTGCCCAGGACTTAATGACAACGGCTTCGAAGCAGGGCCTttcgagcgcatcgctggACCAACTAAACGTGCACCCCAATTTCGCTCGTACCTCATCCTATTTGACCCAACCGGTGTTCAACGCCTACCATTCAGAGACGTCACTGTTGCGCTATATCCACGCGCTCCAAAACAAAGACCTTTCCCTCGTGCACGCCATGATCCCACTGGGCTCGTGCACAATGAAGCTAAACAGCACCTCGAGCATGAACATGCTCTCGTTTCCCGAGTATCATGCCCTGCACCCTTTCGCCCCAACGGAACAGGCCGAGGGATACCAAACTCTCATCAAGGAACTGGAGCATGACCTGGCCCTACTGACGGGTTTTGCCGCTGTATCATTGCAGCCCAACTCTGGTGCTCAGGGCGAGTTTACTGGTCTGTCTGTGATTCGAGCCTACCTCGCTGCTCACGGCCAGAATCATCGCCACATATGTCTGATCCCGACTAGCGCACATGGTACAAACCCTGCTTCAGCTGTGATGGCTGGAATGAAAGTAGTGCCTGTCAAGACGCTTCCAGATGGAACTATTGATCTCGATGATTTGCGTGCCAAGGCAGAGGCCAACAAAGATGTGTTGGCAGCCAGCATGATCACGGAGCCCGGAACCACAGGTATCTTCTTTTCCAAGATTAAAGAGGCCATTGACATTGTACACGAGTTTGGTGGTCAGGTGTACCTTGATGGTGCAAATTTGCAGGCTCAGGTCGGCGTGACGAATCCATGTATTATGGGCGCTGATGTGACGCATCTGAACCTGCACAAGACATTCAGCATCCCACATGGCGGTGGTGGCCCTGGTGTCGGTCCGATTGGTGTCAAGGCACACCTTGCTGCCTACCTACCCGGTCACCCTGTCGTGAAAACAGGCGGTGAGCACGCCATTGAGCCGGTGTCGGCAGCACCTTGGGGCTCGGCTTCTATTCTGACCATTGCTTGGGCCTACATCCGGATGCTTGGTTGGCACGGTATCCGCACATCAACCATCATGTCCTTGCTGAACGCTAACTATGTCAAGAATCGTATTCAACATAAGTACAAGGTCAAGTACGTCGGCAAGCACGGCAACGTGGCCCATGAGCTTTTGGTTGATGTGGCCGAATTCCAAAAATGTGGCGTTCAAGTCATGGATGTGGCCAAACGTCTCATTGACTATGGCTTCCATCCCCCGACATGCTCATGGCCTATTTCGACTGGTCTTCTAATCGAGATTACGGAGAGCGAGCCATTTGAAGAAATTGAGCGTCTCGTCGAGGCTCTGCTCTCGATCGCCGATGAGGTTCAAGAAATCAATGATGGTAAGCAGCCCAAGGATGTCAACCTGCTCAAGATGGCTCCGCACACCATCGAAACGCTGACGACCGAGAAATGGGACCGCCCCTACTCccgtgagcgtgccgcATTCCCGGTGCGAGCACTACGTAACAACAAGTTCTGGCCGCCTGTGTCGCGCGTCGATGACGCTTACGGCGACCGTAACTTGGTCTGCGAATGTGGCGACGTAGAGTCGTTCGCCTAG
- a CDS encoding hexokinase, translated as MVQQQETEDNNVTIFSRGSLCFDRPAAREDVLQEYQKHFEKLLTVSNEALKEITDNFVRVLGEGLEKEGQAVPMLPTFVFGWPTGEEKGDFLALDMGGTNLRTCLVKLNGDRTFELNQTKFRIQENHKHESGQKLFDYFGVCIREFLEKQYGSCDHLDEHLSLGFTFSFPTIQKRIDHGELIRWTKGFGNPETEGHDCAEMLRQGLRDAAVPVKLSSIINDTTGTLIASNYVEPDTKIACIFGTGCNAAYMEDVSEIPKLRHLNLPPHEKMAINCEYGAFDSYEHKYLASVRTKYDEEIDLTSNKPHEQTFEKMIAGMYLGEIFRLILCDLVYEGVLFLGQETYKIEKPFCFDTAFLSLIEADSTEELLTVMGLFKYFFSLETDLDERQFFRRVAQLIGTRSARLSACGIAAIVKKKNLLEEGCTVGVDGSLYCKYPHFADRLHGALADILGPEAKKIKTRQAEDGSGAGSAVIAAMTTARKNKGHLADV; from the coding sequence ATGGTGCAGCAACAAGAAACCGAAGACAATAATGTAACCATCTTTAGCCGTGGAAGCTTGTGTTTCGACAGGCCTGCTGCTAGGGAAGATGTTTTGCAAGAGTACCAAAAACACTTTGAAAAGCTCCTTACCGTATCGAATGAAGCGCTCAAGGAAATCACAGACAACTTTGTACGTGTCCTGGGCGAGGGTCTCGAGAAGGAGGGTCAAGCTGTGCCCATGCTTCCTACATTCGTTTTCGGATGGCCCACTGGCGAAGAGAAAGGAGATTTTTTGGCTCTTGACATGGGTGGTACCAACCTGCGTACGTGCTTGGTCAAGCTGAACGGTGACCGAACCTTTGAACTGAATCAAACCAAGTTCCGTATCCAAGAAAACCACAAGCATGAAAGCGGCCAGAAGCTGTTTGATTACTTCGGTGTGTGCATCCGTGAGTTCCTGGAGAAGCAATATGGCTCATGCGACCATCTGGATGAACACCTGTCACTTGGGTTCACGTTCAGTTTCCCCACCATTCAAAAGCGTATTGATCACGGTGAGCTTATCCGCTGGACCAAGGGTTTCGGTAATCCGGAAACAGAAGGACATGATTGTGCTGagatgctgcgccaggGTCTGCGCGATGCCGCAGTTCCTGTCAAACTCAGCTCGATCATCAACGACACGACAGGCACGCTCATCGCATCCAACTATGTCGAGCCCGACACCAAGATTGCTTGCATTTTCGGTACGGGCTGTAATGCGGCCTATATGGAAGATGTGTCGGAGATTCCCAAGCTCCGTCATTTAAATTTGCCACCGCATGAGAAAATGGCTATCAATTGTGAATACGGTGCTTTTGATTCGTATGAACACAAGTACTTGGCCAGCGTGAGGACCAAGTACGACGAGGAAATCGACCTTACGTCTAACAAACCGCACGAACAGACCTTCGAGAAGATGATCGCTGGTATGTACCTGGGCGAGATTTTCCGATTGATTCTTTGTGACTTGGTATATGAGGGTGTCTTATTCCTTGGTCAAGAAACATACAAGATTGAGAAACCATTTTGCTTTGACACTGCATTTTTGTCGCTAATTGAGGCAGACTCGACGGAAGAGCTGTTGACAGTCATGGGATTATTCAAGTACTTCTTTAGTCTGGAAACGGATCTGGATGAACGGCAGTTTTTCCGCCGTGTGGCTCAGCTCATCGGTacacgctcggcacgccTAAGTGCATGCGGTATCGCTGCGATCGTGAAGAAAAAGAATCTGCTTGAAGAGGGCTGTACGGTTGGCGTTGATGGCAGCCTCTACTGCAAGTACCCCCACTTTGCCGATCGCTTGCACGGTGCGTTGGCTGATATTCTCGGTCCGGAAGCTAAGAAGATCAAGACGCGACAGGCTGAGGATGGTTCTGGTGCGGGCTCCGCTGTGATTGCCGCCATGACGACTGCACGCAAGAACAAGGGTCATCTGGCTGATGTGTAG
- a CDS encoding UDP-galactopyranose mutase, which produces MASQQVDTLVIGAGPTGLGAAKRLNQLNLGSWTLVDANEEAGGLASTDVTKEGFLFDVGGHVIFSHYAYFDDVLAQALPNKEDWYEHQRISYVRSRNVWVPYPYQNNISMLPTDDQVKAIDGMIDAAELRIRAKEPPQTFDEWIIRMMGEGIADLFMRPYNFKVWAVPTTMMQCKWLGERVAAPNLKLVVSNTLNKKIAGNWGPNATFKFPARDGTGGIWKAVSKTLPQEKLQFKKKVLKVDAAAHTAYLSDGSSIKYKHLVSTMGLDYLVNTLEGIDSDLKQRLQKSVTEKLVYSSTHVIGIGIRGELPNRIGDKCWLYFPEDDCPFYRATIFSNYSPNNCPQKDAKLPTLQYADPAHGTPSSEAKEGPYWSLMMEVSESHLKPVDNDKLLEDTIRGCVNTQLLLPDSEIVSTYHRKFTPGYPTPSLERDAGLQEILPTLLDQFDILSRGRFGSWKYEVGNQDHSFMLGVEAADRALFGSPEVTLESPNFVNGRRNTERRLT; this is translated from the exons ATGGCATCTCAACAAGTTGATACTCTAGTGATTGGTGCAG GTCCAACTGGTTTGGGTGCTGCTAAGCGTCTCAACCAACTT AATCTTGGATCTTGGACGCTTGTGGATGCCAACGAAGAGGCCGGTGGGCTTGCTTCCACAGATGTAACAAAGGAAGGATTTCTTTTCGATGTGGGTGGTCATGTTATTTTCTCCCACTATGCCTATTTTGATGATGTACTTGCCCAGGCTCTCCCAAACAAAGAGGACTGGTACGAGCACCAGCGTATTTCGTACGTCCGCAGCCGCAATGTGTGGGTGCCGTACCCGTACCAAAACAACATCTCGATGCTTCCAACTGATGATCAGGTGAAGGCCATTGATGGCATGATtgatgctgctgagctGCGTATTCGCGCCAAAGAGCCCCCCCAGACATTTGACGAATGGATTATTCGTATGATGGGCGAGGGTATTGCTGATCTGTTTATGCGTCCATACAATTTCAAAGTGTGGGCTGTGCCAACAACTATGATGCAGTGCAAGTGGCTTGGCGAACGAGTGGCCGCACCCAACCTGAAACTCGTCGTTTCCAACACTCTGAACAAGAAAATTGCTGGCAACTGGGGCCCCAATGCCACGTTCAAGTTTCCTGCCCGTGATGGTACCGGTGGCATTTGGAAAGCTGTTTCAAAGACGTTGCCTCAGGAAAAGCTGCAATTCAAGAAGAAAGTACTCAAGGTggacgctgctgcgcacacGGCATATCTGAGTGATGGTTCGTCAATCAAGTACAAGCACCTCGTGTCTACGATGGGTTTGGACTACCTTGTGAACACGCTCGAAGGTATTGACAGTGACTTGAAGCAGCGGCTACAGAAGTCTGTGACTGAGAAGCTCGTCTATTCCTCGACTCACGTCATTGGTATTGGTATCCGTGGTGAGCTGCCCAACCGTATTGGCGATAAGTGCTGGCTGTACTTCCCTGAGGATGACTGTCCCTTTTATCGTGCAACCATCTTCTCTAATTACAGCCCGAACAACTGCCCTCAGAAGGACGCCAAGCTTCCAACGCTGCAATACGCTGACCccgcgcacggcacgccATCATCGGAGGCCAAGGAGGGTCCTTATTGGTCGTTGATGATGGAAGTTTCTGAGTCCCATCTTAAGCCTGTGGACAACGACAAGTTGTTGGAGGATACAATCCGAGGCTGCGTGAATACACAGCTCCTTCTCCCCGACAGCGAAATTGTCAGTACATACCATCGCAAGTTTACGCCTGGCTATCCTACCCCCAGCCTAGAGCGTGATGCTGGTCTACAGGAGATTCTTCCTACGCTTTTGGATCAGTTTGATATCCTGAGCCGTGGTCGCTTCGGCTCGTGGAAATACGAAGTGGGTAATCAGGACCACTCTTTCATGCTTGGTGTTGAAGCCGCTGACCGTGCTCTGTTCGGTAGCCCCGAGGTCACGCTGGAATCGCCCAACTTTGTAAACGGCCGGCGCAACACTGAGCGCCGCTTGACCTAA